The Eurosta solidaginis isolate ZX-2024a chromosome 4, ASM4086904v1, whole genome shotgun sequence genome includes a window with the following:
- the LOC137249559 gene encoding nuclear exosome regulator NRDE2: protein MSLFPAYSLADKDVSRDTKSENSEEPTSSWLANNSFPLENDDIKNIGNMEFFESISSTSLENVEEPHTKPHKKKKHKTKKKKHKESNRTEVQLSLPTVEFNGSEEYYVDKTKVQLYLTVRTLHKPACPRYRRSFSDILGGTQRSYNNKKDKHGKRYYQIKLANLRSEVSNDTIDALDENEYTARLGQLNRKTLELHCDLKIWQDLLALQDQNPYKWSRLLLAEEKLDIINRALNRFPRNEQLYKHYIDIINATYPSFEVTKMLDRLLSKDPYSYTLWTAQIMTTQGSMARCVVPDVLRIYERCMSKMHHVQDMRKGALAVVTNIDSDNIMLRLFNNCALFLRQAGLYEQFIALLKLALELNVSTDHLQAFTPVESDQNTLIEYEELILQSGLPMNEIWLRIEKLRQGFSFLPCPESAKCNDPQRIVFNEDICHYIYPLKSRDNSFYLILLILRLLKVPFIQCDGMAEKFSAHLERIGDSDAIEDILAVCLQRNFTISQKSQNEFQLGLYTLAKEMTVSPTFLSNTIGHEIYVRCIKQFLLDCAASYENIDKRKRELFIALWCRFERLLLILERCSLKLTADYVKAARKRFKNLLKQLPNRNVLLLYTEFAIFEYEILEHPKELDVAQNIFENVITTHSSEETQTSDLCYTYVTYAEMLIGCNKKDKALEILTAYALDDSIRNKTVIGTGKKLAALQKISDKLEQHITIEKNVEIMILEQYLLPDYLVSLLKVRILIHCLSGQKLEAIKYLDKLLNIFRRDNDRHIFLREQIMELYVVVLQMACPNCVVPNTLVRNKVYVALNEFPRNLFLLQHCGMLSSEPWFRTRTAILSVQPTILSVTFLIVLARYRYIQTNADMLLFANDATQVIEWDKRCSELIVRNRILHIFKSLANDGHMPQSTLKTALLRNSLFWRLYIRFLSDQCTDFEISKRCLLTALDECPWSKALYLDGATFVPQELTHLQDLIIEKQLRIYALPEELEILRGN, encoded by the coding sequence ATGTCCTTATTTCCGGCTTATTCGCTCGCTGACAAGGATGTCAGCAGAGACACAAAATCCGAAAATAGTGAGGAACCGACGTCTAGTTGGCTGGCAAACAACAGCTTCCCGTTAGAAAACGATGACATCAAAAATATAGGAAATATGGAATTTTTCGAATCGATTAGCAGTACCAGCCTTGAAAATGTAGAGGAGCCACATACAAAACcacacaaaaagaaaaaacataaaacgaaGAAAAAGAAGCATAAAGAAAGCAATAGGACTGAAGTGCAGCTTTCGTTGCCTACAGTTGAATTTAATGGTAGCGAAGAATATTATGTAGATAAAACTAAAGTGCAACTTTATCTCACAGTACGCACTTTACATAAACCTGCATGTCCACGCTATCGCCGTTCATTTAGCGACATCTTGGGTGGAACGCAACGTAGTTATAATAATAAGAAAGATAAACATGGAAAACGGTACTACCAAATAAAGTTAGCAAATTTAAGAAGTGAAGTTAGCAATGATACTATAGATGCTTTAGATGAAAATGAGTATACTGCGCGTCTCGGCCAATTAAATCGTAAAACGCTAGAGTTACATTGTGATCTAAAGATATGGCAAGATTTACTAGCATTGCAAGATCAAAATCCATACAAATGGTCACGGCTTTTATTGGCTGAAGAAAAATTGGATATAATTAATCGCGCATTAAATAGATTTCCTCGCAATGAACAATTATATAAACACTATATTGATATAATAAACGCAACGTATCCTTCATTTGAAGTAACAAAAATGTTAGATCGTTTACTTAGTAAAGATCCTTACAGTTACACCTTATGGACTGCACAAATAATGACAACCCAAGGTTCAATGGCTCGTTGCGTGGTACCAGACGTATTGCGTATATATGAGCGTTGCATGTCAAAAATGCATCATGTCCAAGATATGAGAAAAGGAGCCTTAGCTGTAGTCACCAATATCGATTCAGATAATATAATGCTGCGGTTATTCAATAATTGCGCGCTTTTTCTTCGTCAAGCAGGACTTTATGAACAATTCATTGCATTATTAAAGCTTGCTTTAGAACTGAACGTTTCAACCGATCATCTTCAAGCGTTTACACCTGTGGAATCTGATCAAAATACATTGATTGAATACGAGGAACTTATCTTGCAGTCGGGTTTACCTATGAATGAGATATGGCTACGCATCGAAAAGTTGCGTCAAGGTTTCAGCTTTTTACCATGTCCAGAGTCGGCTAAATGCAATGATCCACAGCGTATTGTTTTCAATGAAGACATTTGTCATTACATCTATCCATTGAAATCACGGGATAActcgttttatttaattttattaatattaagattGCTTAAAGTACCATTCATACAATGTGATGGCATGGCGGAAAAGTTCAGCGCACATTTGGAGCGTATAGGCGATTCTGATGCAATTGAAGATATATTAGCAGTTTGTTTACAACGAAATTTTACAATTTCACAAAAATCGCAAAACGAGTTTCAACTCGGTTTATATACTTTGGCTAAAGAAATGACTGTTAGTCCAACATTTTTAAGTAATACAATTGGACATGAAATCTATGTACGTTGCATAAAACAGTTTTTGCTTGATTGTGCCGCCTCATACGAAAATATAGATAAAAGGAAACGTGAACTATTTATTGCACTTTGGTGTCGTTTTGAACGTTTATTATTGATACTTGAACGCTGTAGTTTAAAATTAACTGCTGATTATGTAAAAGCAGCACGTAAACgttttaaaaatttactcaaacaaTTACCAAATCGTAATGTTCTTCTTTTATATACTGAATTTGCTATTTTCGAATATGAAATATTAGAACACCCCAAAGAATTGGATGTAGcgcaaaatatatttgaaaatgtAATCACCACACATTCTTCAGAAGAAACGCAAACCTCTGATCTATGTTACACTTATGTAACATATGCAGAAATGCTTATCGGCTGTAATAAAAAAGACAAAGCATTAGAAATACTTACCGCGTATGCTTTAGATGATAGCATAAGAAATAAGACAGTGATTGGCACCGGAAAAAAGCTTGCGGCACTTCAAAAGATATCCGATAAGTTAGAGCAACATATTACAATCGAGAAAAATGTTGAGATTATGATATTAGAACAATATTTACTACCTGACTATTTGGTATCATTATTAAAAGTGCGCATACTAATTCATTGTTTGAGTGGACAAAAATTGGAAGCAATCAAATATCTAGATAAACTACTCAACATATTCCGTAGAGATAATGATCGACATATTTTTTTACGCGAACAAATTATGGAATTATATGTTGTTGTATTACAAATGGCTTGTCCAAATTGTGTGGTCCCCAACACATTGGTAAGAAATAAAGTGTATGTTGCATTAAATGAATTTCCTCGCAACCTATTTCTACTGCAACATTGTGGCATGTTAAGCTCGGAGCCTTGGTTTCGTACTCGCACTGCAATCCTAAGTGTCCAACCAACAATACTGTCAGTTACATTTCTAATTGTTTTAGCTCGTTATAGATATATTCAAACAAATGCAGATATGTTATTGTTTGCCAATGATGCAACGCAGGTTATTGAATGGGATAAACGTTGTAGCGAACTTATTGTACGTaatcgtatattgcatatatttaaGAGTTTAGCTAATGATGGTCATATGCCCCAAAGCACATTGAAAACAGCCTTATTGCGAAATTCATTATTTTGGCGTCTATACATACGTTTTTTATCGGATCAGTGTACCGATTTTGAGATCAGTAAAAGGTGTCTTTTAACGGCTTTAGACGAATGTCCATGGAGTAAGGCTTTGTATTTAGATGGCGCGACATTTGTCCCACAAGAGCTAACACATTTACAGGATTTGATTATTGAAAAGCAATTACGTATATACGCACTTCCCGAGGAGCTTGAAATTCTCCGTGGAAATTAA